In Drosophila santomea strain STO CAGO 1482 chromosome 2L, Prin_Dsan_1.1, whole genome shotgun sequence, a single window of DNA contains:
- the LOC120443833 gene encoding rap guanine nucleotide exchange factor 2 isoform X3 has translation MDPYHHIRHHYPPTSIAGTGAVVGSSTTINRPELHQKCNRGSHSSDTSSAYSGSDTMASNYASSLEAEEIDLSGLVESVVDSDEEDLAESMDSLTVRDAVRDCLEKDPAERSEEDVEVLLEFTQGLKAFTNITLAVRRALCSVMVFAVVDKAGTVVMSDGEELDSWSVLINGAVEIEHANGSREELQMGDSFGILPTMDKLYHRGVMRTKCDDCQFVCITQTDYYRIQHQGEENIRRHEDENGFVVMVTELRSIGGAGTDSAGSGGAATGASASLNMKRGHVVIRGTPERLLQQLVEENSMTDPTYVEDFLLTHRIFIQNPQEVTSKLLHWFDLEQVDAHKTQELRDRVTRVVLLWVNNHFTDFEADFEMMEFLEVFEALLERKKLLSQLRLLHIACAAKARMRSCTLTRSSRDEPLNFRIVGGYELRGVAIATGNAAVGIYISHVEPGSKAQDVGLKRGDQIHEVNGQSLDHVTSKRAHEILTGTTHLSISVKSNLLGFKEIMQALEHGGGTAGSGSISAGSGSFKTVRSPRRICANDIAKLHGRSDSTTDELSGVSASNRAHMVRLSSVDMLLDQPDCAPPQTPPVSGSGNMASNFMQQLLQSVNNSSAKKSTGANSDQQDTKGGFMTLAPKRRLQKALAKMNLLNKQNHGSSLNDSSDTLLNDPKSKLSAVSSCSSSTQSSINGCTVSGSGRLYQSQSNPDLTSLNYDGGSDAGGNGGGRLQVNYLNAHIHRPSAASTLTTNSTQSHLLPDYPDHVLKVYKADQTCKYVLIYKETTAHEVVMLTLQEFGIHDPSSNFSLCEVSVGDGGMVKQRRLPDQLQNLAERISFAARYYLKLNDSTEPLVPDELALELVRESNVHFLHLNAYELAIQLTLQDFANFRQIESTEYVDELFELRSRYGVPMLSKFAELVNREMFWVVSEICAEHNIVRRMKIVKQFIKIARHCKECRNFNSMFAIVSGLGHGAVSRLRQTWEKLPSKYQRLFNDLQDLMDPSRNMSKYRQLVSAELLAQHPIIPFYPIVKKDLTFIHLGNDTRVDGLINFEKLRMLAKEVRLLTHMCSSPYDLLSILELKGQSPSNALFSLNQMSASQSNAAAGTVIAANAGQATIKRRKKSTAAPNPKKMFEEAQMVRRVKAYLNSLKILSDEDLLHKFSLECEPAHGSTYSGSISHGNTSHRSGGGGSISGGGGGSSGGGGGGSSSLNAGDQLSIYSHTSSSSAPNSSLSLRKRHPSSPTLSTTSSTSSTSDHQRRQMHNNGPKFGTASPQAVKKMLSLSESSKIRPHQPFVPRHGSTMAGVIPPLHHMHAAHGFSTPSPGGVVTSPATSAVANAQCTPSPSPCSHRRLASGGNIMPSRAIHERSHSDTPAPPPPLPSVDLSLESSSVTTFRDLPLRKSVTSGGPPNFMDSTKCTICPMPPMNQ, from the exons ATGGATCCGTATCACCATATCAGACATCAT TATCCACCCACAAGCATAGCAGGCACAGGAGCGGTGGTGGGCAGCTCGACGACAATCAACCGGCCGGAACTGCACCAAAAATGCAACCGGGGCTCGCACTCCAGTGACACCAGTTCGGCGTACAGCGGCAGCGATACAATGGCCTCGAACTATGCCTCGTCGCTGGAGGCCGAGGAGATTGACCTCTCCGGGCTGGTGGAGTCCGTCGTGGACTCTGACGAGGAGGATCTGGCGGAAAGCATGGAT AGTCTAACCGTGCGCGATGCAGTACGTGACTGTCTGGAGAAGGATCCCGCGGAGCGCAGCGAGGAGGATGTGGAAGTACTTCTGGAGTTCACGCAGGGCCTAAAAGCTTTCACCAACATAACGCTGGCAGTGCGAAGAGCACTATGTTCCGTGATGGTATTCGCCGTGGTGGACAAGGCGGGCACCGTCGTCATGTCAGATGGTGAGGAACTGGACTCTTGGTCGGTGCTCATAAACGGAGCGGTGGAGATCGAGCACGCGAACGGCAGCCGCGAAGAGTTGCAGATGGGAGACTCCTTTGGCATTCTTCCCACCATGGACAAGCTCTACCACCGAGGTGTGATGCGAACCAAGTGCGACGACTGCCAATTTGTCTGCATCACGCAGACGGACTACTACCGTATTCAGCATCAAGGCGAGGAGAATATTCGACGGCATGAGGACGAGAACGGTTTCGTAGTCATGGTCACAGAACTCCGGTCCATTGGCGGTGCCGGCACTGACTCAGCTGGCAGTGGCGGAGCAGCCACTGGAGCTTCGGCTTCCCTAAACATGAAGCGAGGACACGTAGTTATCCGTGGTACTCCGGAGCGTCTGCTACAGCAGCTGGTCGAAGAAAACTCAATGACCGATCCCACATACGTGGAGGACTTTTTGCTCACACACCGCATCTTTATTCAAAACCCACAAGAGGTGACCAGCAAGTTGCTGCATTGGTTCGACTTGGAGCAGGTGGATGCGCACAAGACGCAGGAACTGCGAGATCGCGTTACTCGCGTCGTGCTTCTCTGGGTGAATAACCACTTCACCGATTTCGAGGCGGACTTTGAGATGATGGAGTTTCTAGAGGTCTTTGAGGCACTGTTAGAGCGAAAAAAGTTGCTCAGCCAGCTGCGCCTGTTGCACATAGCCTGCGCCGCTAAGGCGCGGATGCGCAGCTGTACCCTCACTCGATCTTCACGGGACGAGCCGCTCAACTTTCGCATTGTGGGCGGCTACGAGCTTCGGGGCGTCGCCATAGCCACCGGAAACGCAGCCGTGGGCATATACATTTCGCACGTCGAACCGGGATCAAAGGCACAGGATGTGGGCCTGAAGCGCGGCGATCAGATTCACGAAGTAAACGGACAGTCGCTGGACCATGTGACTAGCAAGCGAGCCCACGAGATTCTCACGGGCACCACCCATTTGAGCATCAGCGTTAAGAGCAACCTGCTTGGCTTCAAGGAGATTATGCAGGCACTTGAGCATGGCGGTGGAACAGCTGGCTCCGGAAGCATTTCTGCGGGCAGCGGCAGTTTCAAGACCGTGCGAAGCCCAAGACGGATTTGCGCCAATGACATTGCTAAGTTGCACGGTCGTTCGGATAGCACCACCGACGAATTGTCCGGCGTCAGTGCCTCAAATCGGGCGCACATGGTGCGCCTTAGTTCCGTCGATATGCTACTTGATCAGCCGGACTGCGCTCCACCGCAAACGCCGCCAGTGAGTGGAAGCGGCAACATGGCCTCCAATTTTATGCAGCAGCTCCTACAAAGCGTTAATAATAGCTCGGCCAAGAAGTCGACCGGCGCCAATTCGGATCAGCAGGACACGAAGGGCGGTTTTATGACTCTGGCGCCAAAGCGACGGCTGCAGAAAGCGCTGGCAAAGATGAACTTGCTCAATAAGCAAAATCACGGAAGCAGTCTTAACGACTCCTCGGATACGCTGCTCAACGATCCCAAGTCAAAACTTTCTGCGGTCAGCTCGTGCAGCAGTTCCACTCAGTCGTCTATCAACGGCTGCACGGTCAGTGGGAGTGGCCGGCTCTACCAGTCGCAATCGAATCCGGATTTAACGAGCCTCAACTATGATGGAGGCAGCGATGCGGGTGGAAACGGTGGAGGACGATTGCAAGTGAACTACCTAAACGCCCACATTCATCGGCCATCAGCGGCCAGTACTTTGACGACAAACTCGACGCAATCGCACCTTTTGCCCGACTACCCGGACCACGTGCTTAAGGTGTACAAGGCAGACCAGACATGCAAATATGTGCTCATCTACAAGGAGACGACGGCCCACGAGGTCGTAATGCTGACACTGCAGGAGTTTGGAATTCACGACCCTAGCTCCAATTTCTCGCTATGCGAAGTGAGTGTAGGCGACGGGGGTATGGTAAAGCAGCGCCGTTTGCCCGATCAGCTGCAGAACCTGGCCGAACGAATAAGCTTTGCGGCGCGTTACTACCTCAAGTTAAACGATAGCACCGAACCGCTGGTTCCAGATGAACTGGCCTTGGAGCTGGTACGCGAGTCGAACGTGCACTTCCTGCATCTGAATGCATACGAGCTGGCCATTCAGCTCACTCTACAGGACTTTGCCAACTTCCGTCAGATTGAGTCCACCGAATACGTGGACGAACTGTTCGAGTTACGCTCGCGCTACGGAGTGCCAATGCTGAGCAAGTTTGCTGAACTGGTAAATCGCGAAATGTTTTGGGTTGTGAGTGAGATCTGTGCCGAACACAACATTGTTCGCCGCATGAAGATAGTCAAACAGTTCATCAAGATTGCGCGCCACTGCAAGGAGTGCCGCAACTTTAACTCCATGTTTGCAATCGTGTCCGGACTTGGACACGGCGCTGTGTCGCGGCTGCGTCAAACGTGGGAGAAGCTGCCCTCCAAATACCAGAGGTTGTTCAACGACCTGCAGGACCTAATGGATCCCTCGCGCAACATGAGCAAGTATCGGCAACTAGTGTCCGCCGAACTGCTGGCTCAGCACCCCATCATCCCGTTCTATCCGATCGTCAAGAAGGATCTCACCTTTATTCACCTGGGCAATGATACGAGAGTGGACGGCCTCATCAACTTTGAAAAGCTGCGTATGCTGGCCAAGGAGGTACGCCTGCTCACGCACATGTGCAGTTCACCATACGATCTGCTGTCGATCCTTGAGCTCAAGGGGCAGTCTCCCTCGAACGCTCTCTTCTCGCTCAATCAGATGTCTGCGTCGCAGAGCAACGCTGCCGCTGGCACAGTTATCGCCGCCAATGCCGGCCAGGCAACTATCAAGCGGCGCAAGAAGTCGACGGCGGCGCCCAATCCCAAAAAGATGTTTGAGGAGGCGCAGATGGTCCGTCGGGTGAAAGCATATCTCAACAGCCTCAAAATACTCAGTGACGAGGACCTCTTGCACAAATTTTCGCTGGAATGCGAACCGGCGCACGGATCCACATACTCGGGCAGCATCTCGCACGGAAATACATCACACCGAAGCGGTGGTGGGGGCAGCATAagtggcggtggcggcggcagttccggcggaggaggcggtggcagTTCCAGCCTCAATGCCGGCGACCAATTGAGCATCTATTCCCATACCAGCTCCAGCTCGGCACCGAACTCCTCCCTCTCGCTGCGCAAGAGGCATCCAAGTTCACCTACCCTTTCGACAACCAGCTCAACGAGTTCCACCAGCGATCATCAAAGAAGACAGATGCATAACAACGGCCCAAAGTTCGGTACAGCTTCGCCGCAGGCAGTCAAGAAGATGCTATCGTTGTCGGAGTCCTCTAAGATTCGGCCGCACCAGCCATTCGTGCCGCGTCACGGATCCACAATGGCCGGTGTGATTCCTCCACTACATCACATGCATGCGGCACATGGTTTCAGCACACCGTCGCCTGGAGGAGTGGTCACCTCACCGGCAACCAGTGCTGTGGCCAATGCCCAGTGTACGCCGAGTCCTAGTCCCTGCTCCCACCGACGGTTGGCTTCTGGAG GCAACATTATGCCCTCTCGCGCAATCCACGAGCGGTCGCACTCGGACACTCCAGCTCCGCCGCCGCCCCTACCCTCGGTAGATCTCTCCCTTGAGAGCAGTAGTGTAACTACGTTTCGCGATTTACCATTGCGCAAATCCGTGACTTCCG